One region of Nitrospinaceae bacterium genomic DNA includes:
- a CDS encoding response regulator, with protein sequence MNQGKIIIIEDEPDIFKILMMSEGYEFLDAPDGETAKEILTTANNLWEVGLIILDIRMSSVKGMQSLDLLTRQVPWIPLLAITGFPDKNLESLILDKGAKGVLVKPLEKETLLEMVGKLFFVKETSEDDVLSVVKFINK encoded by the coding sequence ATGAACCAGGGAAAAATAATAATCATTGAAGATGAACCCGATATTTTTAAAATTCTTATGATGTCAGAGGGGTATGAGTTTTTAGATGCTCCCGACGGAGAAACAGCTAAGGAAATACTAACAACCGCAAACAATTTGTGGGAAGTCGGGCTGATTATTCTGGATATTAGAATGTCCAGTGTCAAGGGGATGCAGTCCCTTGATCTCTTGACCCGTCAAGTTCCATGGATACCCCTGTTGGCCATTACAGGTTTTCCGGACAAAAATTTGGAATCTTTAATTTTAGATAAAGGCGCCAAAGGTGTCCTGGTCAAACCCCTCGAGAAAGAAACATTGCTGGAAATGGTTGGTAAATTATTTTTTGTTAAAGAAACATCGGAAGATGATGTTCTATCCGTAGTTAAATTTATTAATAAATAA
- a CDS encoding radical SAM protein — protein MLTEVQPLIKSKTVPGRIGELVQFPLQRIHVELTNVCNFDCTFCPKQEMTRKYEYMDYERVCSIIDQVAEYNLAEKITFHVMGEPFMHPRFFDILDYAAKLKVKTGITTNGTYLNEEMAARLEKVTVSQLNISLQTPDEESYKTRKARRMEFDEYQKRILQFIGACLNHRKPPKLKVHFLNTQIKSDVPGEDWSLGTMNVINNTKELRQTFGRWAKEVHKICPPMTAEEITDVEKRIEKLSTFKWNVVNVAPNIFFETYILDTWGNAFVGDGVIPTKVGYCSALTDHFAILCNGDMTYCCKDYNGNTKSGNVFERPIVDILNNDHIIAAISGFMDNKVVHPYCQKCLGGSTRLKSIGNALGSIIIWKYLKNFFYKKT, from the coding sequence ATGCTGACCGAAGTCCAACCATTGATCAAGAGCAAAACCGTTCCCGGTAGAATTGGGGAACTGGTGCAGTTTCCTCTGCAACGGATTCATGTCGAATTGACCAATGTGTGCAACTTCGATTGCACTTTCTGCCCCAAGCAGGAAATGACGCGCAAGTATGAGTACATGGACTACGAACGCGTCTGCTCGATCATCGACCAGGTGGCCGAATACAATCTGGCGGAGAAGATCACCTTTCACGTGATGGGCGAACCGTTCATGCATCCGAGGTTCTTCGACATTCTGGACTACGCGGCGAAGCTCAAGGTCAAAACGGGCATCACCACCAATGGAACTTATCTGAATGAGGAAATGGCCGCCCGCCTGGAAAAGGTGACCGTCTCCCAGCTGAATATTTCCCTGCAGACGCCGGATGAGGAATCCTATAAAACCCGGAAAGCCCGGCGCATGGAATTCGACGAGTACCAGAAACGCATCCTGCAATTCATTGGCGCCTGCCTCAATCATAGGAAGCCGCCGAAATTAAAAGTCCATTTTCTGAACACGCAGATCAAATCGGACGTTCCGGGCGAAGACTGGTCGCTGGGAACCATGAACGTGATCAACAATACGAAGGAGCTTCGTCAGACGTTTGGCCGCTGGGCGAAAGAAGTCCACAAAATCTGCCCGCCGATGACCGCGGAGGAAATTACCGATGTTGAAAAGCGGATCGAGAAATTATCGACGTTTAAATGGAACGTGGTGAATGTCGCGCCGAATATTTTTTTCGAGACGTACATCCTCGACACCTGGGGCAATGCATTCGTGGGCGACGGCGTCATCCCGACCAAGGTGGGTTATTGCAGTGCCTTGACGGATCACTTCGCCATTCTGTGTAACGGCGACATGACGTACTGTTGCAAGGACTACAACGGCAATACAAAATCGGGCAACGTGTTCGAACGACCTATTGTCGATATATTAAACAATGACCACATCATTGCGGCCATTAGCGGCTTCATGGATAATAAAGTCGTCCACCCTTATTGCCAGAAATGTCTCGGTGGCAGTACGCGGTTAAAATCCATCGGCAATGCCCTGGGGTCGATCATCATTTGGAAATACCTGAAAAACTTCTTCTACAAAAAAACTTGA
- the cmoA gene encoding carboxy-S-adenosyl-L-methionine synthase yields MTIQEKDKLFRQTGSTEKFEFNEPVARVFDDMLERSVPMYRECLQSAVDWCARFARQGTHVYDLGCSTGTLLTCLADRLPADSGIRLIGLDNSNPMLLKAEEKLKPSPLPWKLVEADLEGDFSLTDASVVIMNYTLQFIPPDGRLNLTRKIFQELNDGGLLILIEKVISDNSKFDKTFIEFHHAYKRAQGYSQLEIARKREALENVLTPWTVGENINLLMTAGFASTELFFKWNNFAGFVALK; encoded by the coding sequence ATGACGATTCAAGAAAAAGACAAGCTGTTCAGACAAACCGGCTCTACGGAAAAGTTCGAGTTCAACGAGCCTGTGGCGCGGGTTTTCGACGACATGCTGGAGCGGAGCGTTCCTATGTACCGGGAATGCCTGCAATCGGCCGTGGACTGGTGCGCGCGTTTCGCCCGCCAGGGAACGCACGTTTACGATCTGGGTTGTTCCACCGGGACTCTGTTAACGTGCCTGGCGGATCGGCTTCCGGCGGACTCGGGAATACGCCTGATTGGACTGGACAACTCGAACCCGATGCTTTTGAAGGCGGAGGAAAAATTGAAACCCTCTCCCCTGCCCTGGAAACTGGTGGAAGCGGATCTGGAAGGGGATTTTTCGTTAACGGACGCCAGCGTCGTCATCATGAACTACACGCTTCAGTTCATCCCGCCGGATGGGCGGCTGAACCTGACCCGTAAGATTTTTCAGGAATTAAACGACGGGGGGTTGCTGATTCTGATCGAAAAAGTAATTAGCGATAACTCTAAATTCGACAAAACCTTTATCGAGTTTCATCACGCCTATAAAAGAGCCCAGGGCTACTCTCAGTTAGAAATCGCCCGAAAACGGGAAGCGCTGGAAAATGTATTGACCCCCTGGACCGTCGGTGAAAACATCAACCTGCTGATGACGGCGGGGTTCGCTTCGACGGAGTTGTTTTTTAAATGGAACAACTTCGCCGGTTTCGTTGCATTGAAGTAA
- the gltD gene encoding dihydropyrimidine dehydrogenase subunit A — protein MGALRGFMEIDRETPPERPVAERLKDQKEVYEEFSEQKFRDQGARCMDCGVPFCQADTGCPLGNLIPDWNDMVYRGEWEDAVALLLKTNNFPEFTGRICPAPCEGACVLGITEPPVTICKIEQKISDKGFEMGFIKARPPEKRTGKKVAVVGSGPAGLACAAQLNQAGHLVTVLEKDDRIGGLLMYGIPHFKLEKEIVKRRIELMEEEGIIFEVNVNVGVDRSIKELQKEFDAVVLCGGAQKPRDLPVEGRELDGVHFAMDFLPQQNKRNEGDTVPENISITAKDKNVLIIGGGDTGSDCLGTSLRQGAKKVHQFELLPNPPEARAGDNPWPQWPRIYRVTSSHAEANGKVTEFCVSTKKFSGVDGKVKKVHAVKVMFGDPDPKTGRPQILEVPGSDFELDVELVLLAMGFVHPIHEGMIQELGVKLDARGNVACDSNKMTSVDGVFVAGDMARGQSLVVWAIAEGREAARGVDLYLMGVTNLPHSQFL, from the coding sequence ATGGGTGCATTGCGTGGTTTTATGGAGATCGATCGGGAAACACCGCCCGAACGCCCGGTTGCCGAGCGGCTCAAAGATCAAAAGGAAGTTTATGAGGAATTTTCCGAGCAGAAGTTCCGGGACCAGGGCGCCCGTTGCATGGATTGTGGCGTCCCCTTTTGCCAGGCCGACACCGGTTGCCCGTTGGGAAACCTGATCCCCGACTGGAACGACATGGTCTATCGCGGCGAGTGGGAAGACGCCGTGGCCCTGCTTCTGAAAACCAACAATTTTCCTGAGTTCACCGGCAGAATTTGTCCCGCCCCCTGCGAAGGGGCCTGCGTGTTGGGAATCACAGAACCGCCGGTCACCATCTGCAAGATCGAGCAAAAGATTTCCGACAAAGGTTTTGAAATGGGGTTCATCAAAGCCCGTCCGCCCGAAAAGCGCACCGGCAAAAAAGTGGCTGTTGTGGGGTCCGGTCCTGCCGGGCTGGCCTGTGCCGCCCAGCTCAACCAGGCGGGGCATCTGGTAACCGTGTTGGAAAAAGACGACCGCATAGGCGGCCTTCTGATGTACGGAATCCCGCATTTCAAACTGGAAAAAGAGATTGTCAAACGCCGCATCGAGCTGATGGAAGAAGAGGGCATCATTTTTGAGGTCAACGTGAATGTCGGCGTGGACCGTTCCATCAAGGAATTGCAAAAGGAGTTCGATGCGGTTGTCTTATGCGGAGGCGCGCAAAAACCGCGGGACCTTCCGGTGGAAGGGCGGGAGTTGGACGGCGTCCACTTCGCGATGGACTTTCTTCCCCAGCAAAACAAACGCAATGAAGGCGACACCGTTCCGGAAAATATCTCCATCACCGCGAAGGACAAAAATGTGTTGATCATCGGCGGCGGCGACACCGGCTCCGACTGCCTGGGAACGTCCTTGCGCCAGGGAGCAAAAAAGGTGCATCAATTCGAGCTACTGCCGAACCCACCCGAAGCGCGGGCCGGAGACAACCCCTGGCCGCAGTGGCCTAGAATCTACCGGGTGACCTCTTCGCACGCTGAAGCGAATGGCAAGGTGACCGAATTCTGCGTATCGACTAAAAAGTTTTCCGGGGTAGACGGGAAAGTTAAAAAAGTACATGCCGTAAAAGTGATGTTTGGCGATCCAGACCCCAAAACCGGGCGTCCGCAGATCCTTGAAGTGCCGGGTTCGGATTTCGAGCTGGATGTCGAATTGGTTCTATTGGCAATGGGGTTTGTGCATCCCATCCACGAAGGCATGATTCAGGAACTCGGCGTCAAGCTCGATGCGCGCGGCAATGTCGCCTGCGATTCCAATAAAATGACCAGCGTGGACGGCGTGTTCGTCGCCGGGGACATGGCCCGCGGCCAATCCCTCGTTGTCTGGGCGATCGCCGAAGGACGCGAAGCCGCCCGCGGTGTCGATCTATACCTCATGGGCGTCACCAACCTGCCTCACAGCCAGTTTCTCTAA
- the gltA_1 gene encoding glutamate synthase, which yields MKGQRSHEIVLQGLDLLKRMEHRGACGADPLTGDGAGLLIQMPHRFFRTQCEKIGIDLPEPGRYASGLVFLPREYNSRKCMKILEDMISREGLNLLGWREVPVDNSSIGHVARSAEPIIKQVFIGASADIEDTVQFERRLYSVRKMVANAVRAAGYNKDNESFYICSLSCRTFIYKGQLMAPQVETYFLDIKDPEMDSALALAHSRYSTNTFPSWGRAQPFRYIAHNGEINTIRGNQNWMKARESMFKNPLFPETMNILPVIAQGGSDSADFDQALEMLVQTGRSLPHAVMMMIPEPWSGHETMDDDKRGFYEFHASMMEPWDGPASIAFTDGEIIGAVLDRNGLRPSRYIVTKDDLVVMASEVGVLPIDEADIVRKGRLQPGKMFLVDLREGRIISDKEIKGQIATQKPYTKWVKEKQVNLDSLPDTGKRFEPDYETLLTRQVAFGYTAEDIKIVMAPMVGKGEEATGSMGNDTPLAVLSNKPQLCFQYFKQLFAQVTNPAIDSIREELVMSMEVTLGKERNLLTESRHHCKKLKITHPILTVEELEKVKALDEQDMKSVVLPILFPVSEGEKGLEKALDALCQKASAAIEEGATILILSDREMDADHAPIPSVLATGAVHHHLLRELTRTRAGLVVETGEAREMMHFALLIGYGAGAICPYLAYETAADMAREGLYVEKMEPANAVKNFIKSTRKGLFKIIAKMGISTIQSYRGAQIFEAVGLSEEVIEKYFCGTPSRVNGAGLSVIAKESLMRHQSGFQKTQEVPQALDLGGNYHWRRGEENHMLNPNAISMLQHSTRSGDYKLFKKFSKEMDEINTRRCTLRGLLKFKKAKSIPIEEVEPVEEITKRFCTGAMSIGSISREAHETLAIAMNRLGGRSNTGEGGEDPVRYIPDANGDSRRSKIKQVASGRFGVNSYYLANADEMQIKIAQGAKPGEGGQLPGHKVSEYIAKIRNSTPGVTLISPPPHHDIYSIEDLQQLIFDLHNANPDASVSVKLVAEAGVGTIAAGVSKARAEGVLISGYDGGTGASPQTSIKHAGLPWELGLSETQQILVMNDLRGRIRVQVDGQLKTGRDVIIGGLLGADEFGFSTTALVAMGCIMMRKCHLNTCSVGIATQDPALRKKFNGTAEAVVNYFKFIAEEVRELMAELGFRKFDDLIGRVEMLEGGKAIDHWKSNGVVVENILYKPKVDKNVAIRNVRKQDLSVDLDNALDHLLIEASRPALENKFQVNLDFPIINTDRAVGAMLSYRISKKYGEEGLPENTLNIRFKGSAGQSFGAFLAHGVNFELAGDANDYVGKGLSGGRITVYPPKESPIVPEENILIGNTVLYGAISGSAFFRGIAGERFAVRNSGAHTVVEGVGDHGCEYMTGGVVVVLGETGRNFAAGMSGGLAFILDRDNQFEIHCNKGLVDLERVVEDEDIILLKSLIEEHHLRTKSSVAKKVLDEWQATLPSFLKVYPRDYRRVLEERKKKELEQMIGEVA from the coding sequence ATGAAAGGCCAACGGTCGCATGAGATCGTCCTTCAGGGGCTCGATCTCCTGAAGCGTATGGAGCACCGCGGCGCATGCGGGGCCGATCCTCTAACTGGGGATGGTGCCGGGCTGTTGATCCAGATGCCGCATCGCTTCTTTCGTACCCAGTGTGAAAAAATCGGAATTGATCTGCCCGAGCCGGGCCGCTATGCATCGGGGCTGGTTTTTCTTCCCCGTGAGTACAATTCCAGAAAGTGCATGAAAATCCTCGAGGACATGATTTCTCGTGAAGGGTTGAACCTGTTGGGCTGGCGGGAAGTTCCGGTCGACAACTCGAGCATCGGTCATGTGGCCCGGAGTGCCGAGCCAATAATCAAGCAGGTATTCATCGGTGCCAGTGCGGATATTGAGGATACGGTGCAGTTTGAGCGTCGGCTGTACAGCGTGCGCAAGATGGTTGCCAACGCGGTGCGAGCCGCCGGTTACAATAAGGACAACGAAAGTTTCTACATATGCAGTCTGTCCTGCAGGACGTTTATCTATAAAGGTCAGCTCATGGCCCCGCAGGTCGAGACCTATTTTCTGGATATCAAGGACCCGGAGATGGACTCGGCCCTGGCTCTGGCGCATTCCCGGTACAGCACCAATACCTTCCCCTCGTGGGGACGGGCGCAGCCATTTCGCTACATAGCGCATAACGGTGAAATCAACACCATTCGCGGCAATCAGAATTGGATGAAGGCGAGAGAATCCATGTTTAAAAATCCTCTCTTCCCTGAAACCATGAATATCCTGCCCGTCATTGCCCAAGGGGGAAGCGACTCCGCTGATTTCGATCAGGCCCTGGAAATGCTGGTGCAAACCGGACGTTCTCTGCCTCATGCAGTGATGATGATGATCCCCGAACCTTGGAGCGGACATGAAACCATGGACGACGACAAGCGCGGGTTTTACGAATTCCATGCGTCCATGATGGAACCCTGGGACGGGCCGGCTTCGATCGCTTTTACCGATGGAGAAATCATTGGTGCGGTTTTGGATCGCAATGGCTTGCGGCCTTCCCGCTACATCGTGACCAAAGACGATCTGGTGGTCATGGCTTCAGAGGTCGGAGTCCTGCCCATCGATGAAGCGGACATTGTCCGTAAAGGCAGGTTGCAGCCGGGCAAGATGTTTCTTGTCGATCTGCGCGAAGGCCGGATCATCTCCGACAAAGAAATTAAAGGACAGATAGCGACGCAAAAACCCTACACCAAATGGGTCAAAGAGAAGCAGGTCAACCTCGACTCTCTCCCCGATACCGGAAAAAGGTTTGAGCCGGATTATGAAACTCTTCTAACCCGGCAGGTGGCGTTTGGTTACACCGCTGAAGATATAAAAATAGTCATGGCGCCCATGGTCGGCAAGGGAGAAGAAGCCACAGGCTCGATGGGCAATGACACGCCGCTTGCAGTGCTGTCCAATAAACCGCAGTTGTGCTTCCAGTATTTCAAACAATTGTTCGCCCAGGTGACCAACCCCGCCATCGATTCCATTCGTGAGGAGCTGGTGATGTCTATGGAAGTGACTCTGGGGAAAGAGCGCAACCTGCTGACGGAATCGCGGCATCATTGTAAAAAACTGAAAATAACACATCCGATCCTGACGGTTGAAGAGTTGGAGAAGGTTAAAGCGCTGGATGAGCAGGATATGAAAAGCGTGGTGTTGCCAATTCTGTTCCCGGTGTCCGAAGGTGAAAAGGGGCTGGAAAAAGCTCTCGATGCGCTTTGCCAAAAAGCCTCCGCCGCCATTGAAGAAGGAGCGACCATTCTCATTCTTTCCGACCGGGAAATGGATGCGGACCATGCTCCTATTCCCAGTGTCCTGGCAACGGGAGCGGTTCATCACCATTTACTGCGCGAATTGACCCGCACCCGGGCGGGGCTGGTGGTGGAAACGGGAGAAGCCCGTGAAATGATGCATTTTGCTCTGTTGATCGGTTATGGGGCCGGAGCAATTTGTCCTTATCTGGCTTATGAAACAGCGGCGGACATGGCGCGCGAAGGTCTGTATGTCGAAAAGATGGAACCGGCGAATGCCGTGAAAAATTTCATCAAGTCCACGCGCAAAGGGTTGTTTAAAATTATTGCTAAAATGGGCATTTCGACCATTCAGAGTTACCGGGGGGCGCAGATTTTTGAGGCGGTCGGCCTTTCTGAGGAAGTGATTGAAAAATATTTCTGCGGGACGCCTTCCAGAGTCAATGGCGCGGGGCTCAGTGTGATTGCCAAAGAAAGTCTGATGCGTCACCAAAGCGGGTTTCAGAAAACGCAAGAAGTTCCCCAGGCTCTAGATTTGGGCGGCAATTATCATTGGCGGCGGGGTGAAGAAAATCACATGCTCAATCCCAACGCCATAAGCATGCTTCAGCATTCGACCCGGTCTGGCGACTACAAGCTTTTCAAGAAATTTTCCAAAGAGATGGACGAAATCAATACCCGGCGGTGCACTTTACGAGGGCTTTTAAAATTCAAGAAGGCAAAATCCATTCCTATTGAAGAGGTAGAGCCGGTAGAAGAAATTACCAAACGGTTTTGCACCGGGGCCATGTCCATCGGGTCCATCTCCCGTGAAGCGCATGAAACTCTGGCCATTGCCATGAATCGTTTGGGCGGCAGAAGCAATACCGGGGAAGGCGGGGAAGACCCGGTGAGATACATTCCGGATGCCAATGGAGATTCCCGCAGAAGCAAGATCAAGCAAGTGGCGTCCGGACGGTTTGGGGTCAACAGTTATTACCTGGCCAATGCCGATGAAATGCAGATCAAAATTGCCCAGGGCGCCAAGCCGGGGGAGGGTGGACAGCTTCCCGGCCACAAGGTGAGCGAGTATATCGCTAAAATCCGTAATTCAACTCCGGGAGTGACGCTGATATCTCCGCCTCCGCATCACGATATCTATTCTATTGAAGACCTTCAACAGTTGATTTTCGATTTGCACAATGCCAACCCGGATGCATCAGTGAGCGTCAAGCTGGTTGCGGAAGCAGGCGTGGGGACCATTGCCGCAGGTGTTTCCAAGGCCCGCGCGGAAGGGGTGCTCATCAGCGGTTATGACGGCGGGACAGGTGCGTCGCCGCAAACGTCTATCAAACATGCGGGTCTGCCCTGGGAGTTGGGGCTTTCAGAGACTCAGCAGATCCTGGTGATGAACGATCTCAGAGGCCGGATCAGAGTTCAGGTGGATGGGCAATTGAAGACCGGACGGGATGTTATTATCGGCGGACTGCTAGGGGCGGATGAATTTGGTTTTTCGACCACCGCACTGGTTGCCATGGGTTGCATCATGATGCGAAAGTGTCACCTCAATACCTGCTCTGTGGGCATTGCCACTCAGGATCCGGCGCTGAGGAAAAAATTCAATGGCACGGCGGAAGCCGTCGTCAATTACTTTAAATTTATTGCCGAAGAAGTTCGAGAACTGATGGCCGAACTGGGCTTCAGGAAGTTCGATGACTTGATCGGTCGTGTGGAAATGCTGGAAGGTGGAAAGGCCATCGACCATTGGAAGTCCAACGGAGTGGTTGTTGAAAATATTCTATATAAGCCCAAAGTTGATAAGAATGTAGCCATCCGCAATGTTCGTAAACAGGACTTAAGTGTTGATTTGGACAATGCGCTGGACCATCTGTTGATCGAAGCCTCCAGGCCTGCATTGGAAAACAAATTTCAGGTGAATTTGGATTTTCCGATCATCAACACCGACCGGGCCGTGGGGGCGATGTTGAGTTACCGGATTTCTAAAAAATATGGAGAAGAGGGGCTTCCGGAAAACACGCTGAACATCCGGTTCAAGGGGTCCGCAGGCCAGAGTTTCGGAGCATTTCTCGCTCATGGAGTCAACTTTGAGTTGGCGGGCGATGCCAACGACTATGTGGGGAAAGGCTTATCTGGAGGGAGAATCACCGTTTATCCTCCGAAAGAATCGCCAATCGTTCCCGAAGAAAACATTTTGATCGGTAACACGGTTCTTTATGGCGCCATTTCTGGAAGTGCATTTTTCCGGGGAATTGCCGGAGAGCGTTTCGCGGTGCGCAACAGCGGCGCACATACCGTAGTCGAGGGCGTTGGCGACCACGGATGTGAATACATGACCGGCGGCGTGGTTGTCGTGCTCGGCGAAACCGGGAGAAATTTTGCCGCTGGCATGAGTGGCGGGCTGGCATTCATTCTGGACCGGGACAATCAATTTGAGATTCATTGCAATAAGGGATTGGTTGATTTAGAGCGCGTGGTGGAAGATGAAGATATTATTCTTTTAAAATCTCTCATTGAAGAACATCACCTGCGCACGAAAAGTTCCGTGGCGAAAAAGGTTTTGGATGAATGGCAGGCAACACTTCCGAGTTTTTTGAAAGTGTATCCGAGAGATTATCGAAGAGTGTTAGAAGAACGGAAAAAGAAAGAACTGGAACAGATGATTGGAGAGGTGGCCTGA
- the uppP gene encoding undecaprenyl-diphosphatase: protein MEYIQIILLSIIQGLTEFLPISSSGHLILAPLLFDFEDQGLALDAILHLGTLLAIVIFFRSDLSKLLGSLFDRQADPATRQLAVSILLASFPAGVMGLFGMEYIESHVRVPQFIAINLLVWSVVFYIADKYRGKQEPETNGLPNLTLGQVMLIGFAQAIALLPGTSRSGITIAAGLFSNLTHTQAARFSFLLGTPIILAAGLHSLVSWISNPEEHLIYNNAQLGMGFLVSFAAGYLSIKLLLKIVAKVGLMPFIIYRVILAIFILGYFWI from the coding sequence ATGGAATATATTCAAATCATCCTGTTAAGCATTATTCAAGGTTTGACGGAATTTCTGCCCATTTCCAGTTCCGGGCATCTGATTCTGGCTCCGCTTTTATTTGATTTTGAAGACCAGGGTTTGGCGCTCGATGCCATTCTGCATCTCGGAACCCTGCTGGCCATCGTCATTTTTTTTCGCAGCGACCTGTCGAAGCTGTTGGGTAGTTTGTTCGACCGGCAGGCGGACCCGGCGACCCGGCAACTGGCGGTCAGCATTCTCCTGGCTTCCTTTCCGGCAGGGGTCATGGGCTTGTTCGGTATGGAATACATCGAATCCCATGTGCGCGTTCCGCAGTTCATCGCCATCAACCTTCTGGTCTGGTCGGTGGTGTTTTACATTGCCGACAAGTATCGCGGCAAACAGGAACCTGAAACCAACGGCCTTCCCAATTTAACTTTGGGACAGGTGATGTTGATCGGCTTCGCTCAAGCCATCGCTCTTTTGCCCGGCACCTCGCGGTCCGGGATCACCATCGCGGCAGGGCTTTTCAGCAACCTCACACACACTCAGGCCGCCCGTTTTTCATTCCTCCTGGGCACGCCCATCATCCTGGCGGCGGGGCTTCACTCCCTCGTTTCCTGGATATCCAATCCGGAAGAACACCTCATTTACAATAACGCTCAGTTAGGGATGGGATTTCTGGTGAGCTTTGCCGCCGGCTACCTGTCCATCAAACTGCTCCTGAAAATCGTCGCGAAAGTCGGGTTGATGCCCTTCATTATATACAGGGTCATACTCGCGATTTTTATCCTGGGCTACTTCTGGATTTGA
- the leuA gene encoding 2-isopropylmalate synthase, with amino-acid sequence MNSEKLIIFDTTLRDGEQCPGASLNIKEKLEIARQLALLKVDVIEAGFPAASPGDFESVKQIAEEVKGSSVAGLARALEKDIEANARALEKAESPRIHIFLSTSKSHRVHMVKKAKEEIIEMGVKAIHFAKKYCDDIEFSPMDATRTEKDFLVDVLAAMIDAGATTLNIPDTVGYTVPGEFSDLIHYLKKNTRGIDKAVISVHCHNDLGLAVANSLAAVQAGARQVECTINGIGERAGNAAMEEIVMALKTRKDFFGIDTGIDTKHIMACSKLVSSLTGFFVQRNKAVVGKNAFAHESGIHQHGFLKKKDTFEIMDPADIGGEDSELVMGKHSGRNALQHKCQQLGYDLTQEELDRVFQEFKILADEKKEIFEDDILTLIQKQRWSEEKMNTYALAKITSHFETGSAPQGSVELTSRDGQSHSATATGDGPVDAIYNAIDKITGLTCKLLDYQVMSKTRGKDAQGEVNVRVSHDSREVLGKGAGVNTIEASGFAYINAINKLLIKTKSGPVGGGELPGP; translated from the coding sequence ATGAATTCGGAAAAGCTCATTATATTCGACACCACGTTACGTGACGGGGAACAATGCCCAGGCGCCAGCTTGAACATCAAGGAAAAGCTCGAAATTGCCCGGCAACTGGCCCTGCTCAAGGTGGATGTGATCGAAGCGGGCTTTCCGGCGGCCTCCCCCGGTGATTTTGAATCGGTCAAGCAAATTGCCGAAGAAGTCAAGGGTTCCAGCGTAGCGGGTCTTGCGCGCGCATTGGAAAAGGATATCGAAGCCAACGCCAGGGCGTTGGAAAAGGCGGAGTCGCCCAGAATTCATATTTTTCTCTCGACTTCAAAATCGCACCGCGTTCATATGGTCAAGAAGGCCAAGGAAGAGATCATCGAGATGGGCGTCAAAGCCATACACTTTGCGAAGAAATACTGCGATGACATCGAGTTTTCCCCAATGGATGCGACGCGCACGGAAAAAGATTTTCTTGTGGATGTGCTTGCGGCCATGATCGACGCCGGAGCCACCACGCTTAACATTCCGGACACGGTGGGTTACACGGTACCTGGAGAGTTTTCCGATTTGATTCATTATTTAAAGAAAAATACCAGGGGAATCGACAAAGCCGTCATCAGCGTCCATTGCCACAACGATCTCGGTTTGGCTGTCGCTAATTCTTTAGCCGCCGTGCAGGCCGGGGCAAGGCAGGTAGAGTGCACGATCAACGGCATCGGCGAGCGTGCGGGGAACGCGGCGATGGAAGAGATCGTCATGGCCTTGAAAACACGCAAAGACTTTTTCGGCATCGACACGGGAATCGACACAAAACACATCATGGCGTGCAGTAAGCTGGTCAGCAGTCTCACCGGTTTTTTCGTGCAGAGAAATAAAGCCGTGGTCGGCAAAAACGCTTTCGCGCATGAGTCGGGTATTCATCAACATGGGTTCCTTAAAAAGAAGGATACGTTCGAGATCATGGATCCTGCCGACATCGGCGGTGAGGATTCGGAACTGGTGATGGGCAAGCACTCGGGCCGCAATGCGCTTCAGCACAAGTGCCAGCAGCTGGGTTATGATTTAACTCAGGAAGAGCTCGACCGGGTGTTTCAGGAATTTAAAATTCTCGCGGATGAGAAAAAAGAAATTTTCGAAGATGACATCCTGACCCTCATCCAGAAGCAGAGATGGTCCGAGGAAAAAATGAACACCTACGCGCTGGCCAAAATCACCAGTCATTTCGAAACGGGAAGCGCTCCCCAGGGAAGTGTGGAATTGACCAGCCGGGACGGCCAGTCGCATTCGGCAACCGCCACCGGCGACGGCCCGGTCGATGCCATCTACAACGCCATCGACAAAATCACCGGGCTGACCTGCAAACTGCTGGATTACCAGGTGATGTCAAAAACTCGCGGCAAGGACGCGCAAGGCGAGGTCAACGTCCGGGTCAGCCATGACAGCCGTGAGGTGCTGGGTAAGGGCGCCGGGGTGAACACCATTGAGGCCAGCGGGTTCGCATACATCAATGCGATCAACAAGCTGTTGATCAAAACGAAGTCGGGACCGGTGGGCGGCGGGGAATTGCCCGGCCCCTGA